In the Salvia miltiorrhiza cultivar Shanhuang (shh) chromosome 8, IMPLAD_Smil_shh, whole genome shotgun sequence genome, AACTAGATGTCACGCCTTACATCATTTGAAACAAGGGTTAgtgatatttattatttaattaatgtcGGTATGTATCTTGATTCCACgctttaaaattaatataatgacGATGAACCTGTGAAGTATTTTGACTCTTGTCAAAATTAAGttttttagaattaatttttatatatattcattaaattaTGAAACACATACTAAAATAGTATAGGTTTATCGTGAAATCAGAATACTCATATTAATTTGCATTAAAAAACCTCATTCGTTtagcattttttattaagtcgatttaacaattttttataaaaaaaatatttttgacaaaatgataaataaaaaaaatatttatctcATCTCTACACTTTTCTatctttttcaatattttttttctaactatatacattttattttattcacacTATATATATCTTTCTCCACCAACAATCCTCACTCACTCTTTCTTCAACTCTAAATGTTAAATTATCTGTAATTATATTATTcatcacaattaaaaaaaaaaaaaatcccatcTCAAATTTCTCACAAACTCTCATCTTTATATAAATAAGCTCAAATAAGCCCATTAGGTCAATTGGTTATAAGAGAATAAAGCTTAACTAACCAAGCCCAATGTATCAAcccattaaaatatttttctacttttttttttcctttttcttttctatccTGCATCTCTccactcttcttctctctccctctctcaccgGTTCTCTCTCTATAAAAAAATCAGCACATCTCTCCTCTGTTCCTAAGATCCGGCGTCTCTTCGCCGTCGACCGCCCtcatcggttctctctctctctctctccctctcactcaCCGGTTccctctctctaaaaaaaagtTCAGTATTTGCTTTGACCTTAGGTGTTTTCAGTTGAAGGATAGTAAATTCTTTTGGAATTAAACGTTTGAAATAGGAAATgggattaatttgattaattagcAGGTTCGGATGTTTTCTTTCTCGATTTTGTTGAGTtttgtgattttgttttggctgtAGTATCCTAATTAGTTGCTAATTTcactttaaaattaaaattaaagttgaacaagttttatgatttttattcgatttTGGATAATGTGTTTTACTGCATCAATGTATTCACTTTAATTTAGCATTTCTCGTAGCATGAAATATGCATTTTCTGCATTTTAGGTTAGATTGCAGAGTTGGTATGAATATATGCTCCTTTTTTTGGCAAAGACTTGCTATATGTTTGAAGTTTGTTTTAGTTTTCTTGTGTTTCGGATGGAACAAATGATCAATTGGTTGATCTTCACTCTCTTGCCTTTCTGCAGAATGTTCTGAACCAGTGAGCTAGCTAGCTAGCTATTCTTGTGGAATCCTTCCCTATAATATCAAAGTAACAATGGCCACAGAGGAAGAAGACATGAATCTAATCGAGATATTGGAGGAGAATGTGGCCATTGACATGAGCAAATACATGAGCTATGTCGAGTCTCCGAGTTGTGGTGCCATAGCAACTTTTGGTGGCACGACTCGCGACACCTTCGAGGGCAAAACCGTCTTGGAGCTGAGGTACGAAGCATACGTTCCCATGGCTGTTCGATGCATCAAGTCGATATGCACTTCTGCGAGATCATCTTGGAACCTAAACTCAATCGCGGTGGCCCATCGCCTAGGCCCCGTTCCTGTTGGTGGAACAAGTGTCTTCATAGCAACCTCAGCCGTTCATCGCGCAGATGCCTTGGATGCTTGCAAGTTCATCATTGATGAGGTCAAGGCCTCGGTTCCAATATGGAAGAAGGAAGTTTATACCAATGGTGAGGTTTGGAAAGAGAATTCGGAATTTCTCCAGAGGCGGGACGAGCTTCGGAATTTCAAGTGGCCGGAATAAAGTTATTGTGGATGGACCAGAGAGAAAAAAGGGTTGTTGTGGAGGAAAGGTGAAGATAGCAGAAGGCATATATGATGATGAATCAAGATAGAAAAGCTTGTTGTATCTTTGATCATGTAAtccaataattaatattttacttgtgtaattgagataaaaaaaaaaaagcttgtATCTTTGTTGTTGTAACATTTTACTTGTGTAATTGTGTATCTTTGAACATTCAAGGAAGGAATAAACACACAATTTACACCATTGGTTTTTACTAGAACATAAATTgaattcattcattcattcaaatTGAACATAAACACACAGTTTTCGTAGAGATATAGAGAGAGATCATGGCAGCCAAATGATCTCTAATTTGAGTTGAAACACTAAACTAGTAAACCTTTCTATTTACTAACAGTAGCAGCAAACTCAAAATGGAACTGGAATTGGAATGAGAGCAGAGGCAGGAGGAATGAGAGCAACAGCTCCTCTTTCTGGATTTAGGTATTTCCGATACACAGCCTTGAGCTTGTTCTCCGCTGCTCCGAAGTGGAAACTGACCAGCATCTTCGCGCACGCCCTGATATAAACACATCGAAAATCAATCAATACACGCGTATGATCTAGAGACGAAAAGGTAAAAAAACAGAGCAAGAATGTATTACATCAACTGGTCCTCAGAGTAGCCGGTGTGATGCTCGAGTGTTTCAGTCCACGAGGGGCTCCTGTTAAGGGCGCAGCGTGCAGCATATACAGCAGAAGCTGCGATCTTCGAAGGGCTGTGCTCTATGATTGTAGTGTAGCTCATCAAACCGAGTTCAGCGTAGAAGAACGTCATGTTCTCCATCTACACAACAAGTAAGCAAGCATTCATTCATGATCAGTATCCCACATTCTTCAATTGCAAGAATAAAGGGAAATTTGTTTTCAATTCACCTCCTTATCAGCAGGAACAGATGCTTTGATGTATCGAACCAGAAACACATAAGGGGTTGG is a window encoding:
- the LOC131000326 gene encoding molybdopterin synthase catalytic subunit, with amino-acid sequence MATEEEDMNLIEILEENVAIDMSKYMSYVESPSCGAIATFGGTTRDTFEGKTVLELRYEAYVPMAVRCIKSICTSARSSWNLNSIAVAHRLGPVPVGGTSVFIATSAVHRADALDACKFIIDEVKASVPIWKKEVYTNGEVWKENSEFLQRRDELRNFKWPE